The Felis catus isolate Fca126 chromosome C2, F.catus_Fca126_mat1.0, whole genome shotgun sequence genomic sequence CCTATCTTGGCAGAATTCTACATGCTGTTGGTTATTCATTCCTCAGATCATGTCTCACCTTTCTTATGAAGTCTTCTCAGACACTCTGGAAAGGGAGTGTCAATTCTATAAGTCCAAGAGAATGTGTGTCTGTTTTGAGGCAGGACTATGAGTGCCACAGTCTGACACGTCCACTCGCCCTCCAGCCCCACAGGAGACATGGTGTCCCCAATACTTTTAGAGGAGCATCAAGCCATTTGTGCTTACCACTTGACCTGCTCGGCCAAGGGGGCAGGCTATGCACATCAACCTTGTGAGATCAGGTGGGGATTTATGAATCAATGTTCCCCACCTTTACCGAGACTTTGGTCATACCTTCCCTTGAGCTATGACACCATTCACAtctataatgttttgtttttcacagcgTATGTTTATAAACATTCAGTCTAAGCATGCCCAAGCGTCCCATCATATTTCTGAAGTGTTGCCTAGGAGCACACGAATCTGGGTATGTGAATTAACACTGTCATCGCGACTCTGTCCAGGCATTGGCTGcatgccaacacttgttactgctTCTGCATGTGCCTTCATATTATTAAGCTATATCTCCTTGCTCTAAGATTAGATATCCATACTTCAGCCGCACAACTACGGCTTTCTTTTCTTACCTAACACAAATGACTATCCTATAAATCTACCTTTGCTTGTCTCTGCCAATCGTTCGCACATATAGCCTACCTTAtattttatggtgtttttgtttgGGCCTAAAACTTTCTACTTGGATTGTGAACTCCTTGAataacctttttcttctttgtatcaaCTATAATGCCTACCACAGCAGTTTTgcaaagtaagtgctcaatatttgttgattgattgaCATGAAAAAATGTGTTAGGGCTGCTAGATTTGTTATGACAGAGAATCAAGCAGCCTTAGCTCAGACTAGGAACTGCCTACCCAATATGAGGAATGTGGCTAAATACTGAAAAGCTCTAGTTattatgacattttaaattaattgtgtATTTCCAACTGTATTTTTCCGTTTTATGCATAATTATTATTATGCTAAATGGTATTTATACTTAAATGTTTAGTAGTTAATGTAAGCGACTGAAATTAGTAATGTCTCACGGTCAaaccaaattcatttttaattattctcttcTCACAGCCTTTCTATTGACAATTCCACCAATGCAATGCACCCTTGAATTCTAATCACCCTGTACCATGTTCAGGTGGGTTAAAAGACAGAGGCCCCAAGTTCAGTCCTGAAATAGGTAGGGGCCTCCTTGTAAGgggtctcccctccctctgcagcACTGGCTCTTTGACCTTGGGCTTCCCCATCCTGACTGTGCATCCTGCCTgctgccttcctctccctgctgtttcctttcctttaattttgactttttacTATGAATTTTGAGTTTCTAGACAAGTAGAATGATAACGCTTAATACCCATATTCCTATCACCTAAATTAAGCAGTCAACATTGTGcaccttttctttattatttttttagggatTTAAAAATCACAGACATTATGGCATTTCACACTTAAAAGCCTCAGTGGGAATCTCCCCAGACTTTTCCTGTGTAGCCAGTGTCATTATCGCACCATAGTAGTTTGTTAGGGCTGGCATAACACTCACAAGtaccacagactgtgtggcttaaacaacagaactttattttctcacagttctggaggctggaaggccaagatcaaggtgtgggcaggtttggtttcttctgaggcttctctccttggtttgtagGAGatgatttaaaagaatataaacatttgGTTAAATATAcgatttaaaagaatatattacatatattgattcaagaattcattcattcaagaatatatatatttaggggcgcctgggtggcgcagtcggttaagcgtccgacttcagccaggtcacgatctcgcggtccgtgagttcgagccccgcgtcaggctctgggctgatggcttggagcctggagcctgttttcgattctgtgtctccctctctctctgcccctcccctgttcatgctctgtctctctctgtcccaaaaataaataaacgttgaaaaaaaattaaaaaaaaaaaagaatatatatatttatatgttatgtatatacataaatcatgatttaaaatcaattgtatttatagttcaaattcaaatttaatattacaggggtttatttaattatttgaatgtATACTTCTATTTCCTCTTATGCTGAAAAGTTTGGTTTCTAACAACATTAATATAATTACCTATTTGTtatattgttttttcaaaataatgagaaaactgaatGACTGGAATATATTTGTTTATCCTAGAATATATCCCACTAAGGAAACACAAAGTGCTAAGTTTTAAACTCAGTTAACTGTTTTCTCTGTGTAGTTATGCTGTTCATTTTAGATGCAATTAgattaatttgtttctttattccttcaaTTTTAGGGATGGCCTTTCTTTCActattgttttatataatatgtatttttagataTGTAAAACATTGACACCCTATAAATTAAATGCTATACCCAAAGAAGTTTCTCTTCCATCCCAATCCCCCCTCTATCCCGTCCCTCTTCTGCCATCTAACATTAACTAATTTAAAACATTGAGTTCTGATTAATTCTTAACAGTGTTCCTTATTACAAACATAGGCAAAATTGTGCTCATATTCTCATTCCCCTTTACCCCTTCCCATGAGGTTTGCATATTATACACATTTTTGGGCACCATACCTTTTCATTTAAGTCTTCTGGAGATCACCCCATGTTAATATATCAAGATTACTCTCATTCTCTTCATGGTTGCCCAGTTATGCCTCACATGAGGGTGCCAGAGTTTATTCAATAAGGAACTGGGTGTCACAGTTTATTCAACAAgattgatagacatttgagtcatttcatgttttttttttttgctagtacACGTAATGCCTCAACGAGTAATGTTTTGCATATGtcatttcacatttgtttttctaaaattattttaatgtttatttatttttgagaaagagagacagagacgaatatgggggaggggcagagagagagggagacacagaatctgaagcagctctaggttcggagctgtcagcacagagcccaaggtggggctcgaactcacgaactgtgagaccatgacctgagctgaagtcagacacttaactgactgaaccacccaggagcccctgtcatTTCATATTTGTGAAGTTATATCCTTAGAATAGATTTCCAGAAGTAGGATTCCCAGGTCCTTGATAGATACTGACAAATTCTCCTCCAAAGGAATGATGTCATTTCATATTCCCAACAGCATTCTATGGCAAGACTTGCTTCCCCACAGCCTCACTACTAGAGTGTATTGTTACAGTCCTGACGTTAGCCAATCTGGTGGGGGAGACATGGTATCCCAGTGTTGTTTTAATGCACGTCTCTCTCTCTACAACGGGGGTTGAAGAAGTTTCCATATGTTTAAGgaacatttgtatttctcttgctATAAACCATCAGTTCGTGTATTTTGGCATGTTCAGGGTggttggtctttttcttttttgatttccaGGAACTCTTTATGTTAAAGAGATGAATCATTTGGCTGTGAAATAAGTTCCAAATATTTGTTCCtagtttgtcatttgtcttttcacCCCTATGACTTTTTAgtgcaaaaatcttttttttttttttaaatatgtactcATGGGTACCTAGGtagctcagtgggtgaagcgttggaatcttgattttgggtcaggtcatgatctcatgagttcatgagtttgagccctgcattgggctctgcactgacagtgaggtgcctgcttgggattctctctgcctcgctttctatgcccctcccctgcttgtgcgctctctctctctctctctcaaaaaaaaaaaaatgtagtcaaaTTCCTCACCACGTTGTATTTATAGATTCCAGATTTTGAGTCACAGTTAAAAAGGTTGTCTCCACTTCCAGGTTTCAAAGGAATTCacagatgttttcttttaatatatgtatggtttcatttaaaattttatttgaatagcTGATTCATTATGGAAAGTTTTCTTTGTATGACTTTTGCAcatttcttgttaaatttattcctaaatattctttcttttcttttcttttcttttcttttcttttcttttcttttcttttttttttttgctgctattGTAAATGTGGATTCTCTCCCAAATATCTTACAACTGGTTGATGATTGTATATAGGAaaactatttgtttatttatattaattttatatcctgccaatTTAACAGAATTCTACTGTTTATGGTATTTTTCCCATTGATTCTATGGGTTTTCTGCTTATACAAGCCTTGTAACTAGAGATagttttttatatctttatttctaattcttatgCCTCTAACTGCATCTTTTACTTAATCAAATTAGCTAATACTTTTGATCAGTGGTTAACTAGTTGCAGCAATAGTGAGtaccttgtcttattcctgactttaGTGGGAATACCTCTAGTGTCTTCCCATCAAAACAGATGTTGGCTTtggatgcccaggtggctcactTTGTTGAGTcggctcttgatttcgcctcaggtcatgattctggggtcataggattgagcccagcattgggctccatgctgaggatGAAGCcagtttaggattctctctccctctccctctgcccctctcctctgtttgcactctctctctctaaaatgaaaaattaaaaataaaaaagaagaagaagctttCTGTGTGGATTTCACTGTCGATCAATTCAttcgctcaaaaaaaaaaagattttggttttggggctggttgtgtgtgtgtgtgtgtgtgtgtgtgtgtgtgtgtgtgtgtaattatgtTAAGAAAGAATTTATcgatttttattttgctgaatgttttttaaaaataattcatgggattgaattttcttttcagcaTCAAAGGAAATGACCATTTGCTTTTTCTATGTGGATATagtatttaatattaatgaattttttttggtattgaatCACCCTGCAATCATGGTATAGACTCCCTGGTCATTGTGTATTTTGCTTAATATGCTTTTGGCATCTGTGTGGCaacttttatttagaatttttccttCAATATTCATAAGAGATTAggatctgattttcttttattgtgtgcaatcttaatcatttttatatcagTTTGAAATTCACTTCATAGAactaatttggaagttttcttttgtgttgtatGTCTGTATATTTTCAGTAACATTGAAATGATCTTCTCTCTAAAGGCTTGTTATAGTTCCCCTGTGAAATCATCTAGGCCTGGCATTCTtttcagtgggggagggagagctcTTGATGGTTAGGAGGTTCCTTGAAAGATGTTTCCCTGTACTTCTATCCCTCATCCTATGTGTTTGCAATACTGAGGGCTCCAGGTGGCAGGAAGTAGGAAATAAGGCTGCAGGGGTAGAGGATACCTTTCTAAAGGCAGATGAGGTCTGGGGTAGATTGAAAGTATAATCACCTTTAGGGTGGAGAAGGGACAAGAGGGGAGTAATGTCGGAGGGGAGGTGTGGGTGCGCcaggaagagaagccagagaggCCCAGGCTGAGGAGAGATCAGCTGCTTCTTCCCAAAGATTTTTCTTCTGACTCTGCATTCCAACCTCTCCTGGGGGGTCTCTGTCCTATTTTCACAGCTGAGAAGGCAAAGGAAGTTTCCCGTAGTCCACAGCCTCTGTCAGGGAGGTTCTCAGAGTCACCTTACCTGAGGGAGCTTAGACTAACAACGGTCAGCAATCCTCTCCCCAAATTCTCCCCATTTGCATTTGTCCTGAGCCAGTTTTAGCCTACAAGTCCTGTGGCTCACAGACTTATTAAAAATCTTGAAGTCATAGACAGGTCTGAGGCAGCTCTCTCAACAAGAGGTTTGGAACAACCACTCCACAGCTCAGATAGCTCTGCCGTGAGATGGCTTTACTTTGGCAAATGGTAGATGGGGGTAGGCTCTTCTGGGTGCCTTGAGAGTCCATGCCACCTTCTTTCCCTTGCTTCCTGTCTCTCAGCTTCCTCAGCCCTCTGTGGACCTGCAGGAGACCCGCCTTGGCCACAATACAGCCTATCACCAACAGGTGCTGGGGTCTGTGAGGTAAAGAGTGGGAGCACTTGGCTAGAAAGGTCACCTCCCTGCAGCTTCAGGATGTTGCATTTGATCAAAgacaaggaaggggagggagaggaaagttgTGATATCCCTGAAGCTCCCCACCACTTCTGAACCCAAGGAAAGACTTTGGAGAGGCTGAAGCTCACACGCACTGCTGAGAGATTGTTCTGTGCTCCAAATGGTGTTTCCTGAGTACAGGTTGCAGGCCTTGTGGAAAGTGTGACCACTCTCAGTGCCCCCCTCACCCTGTGCTATGATCTCTTCCAGGCCACAGATTTCTAGCTGGAGCTGATGGAGTGGGCAGTGGGTTTGCAGGGCGAGGGAAAGGCTGGGGAGTGCTTTACATTTTAGGCCAGCagtggggcctgtttgggattctctctctccccttctctctgctcctccctccctggggctctctctctctctttctctttctctcaaaataaataaataaacttaaaaaaaaagagacacttaaaaaaaagaaacaattagagaaactctttaaccttttttaaaaaacttagtctaggggcgcctgggtggcacagtgggttaagcgtccgacttcagccaggtcgtgatctcgcagtccgtgagttcgagccccgcatcaggctctgagctgatagctcagagcctggagcctgcttccgattctgtgtctccctttctctctgcccctcccccgttcatgctctgtctctctctgtcccaaaaataaataaacgttgaaaaaaaaattaaaaaaaataaaataaaataaaaaaataaaaaacttagtCTAAGTTTCTTGGGGTTTCTTATTATATAAGATAGATCCTACCTCTATGGCTTTCACCCATCCTACTGTGGAAACCCAGGCTGTAAATTTTTTATAACCCAAACTCcagtgtccccctctctgtgctctATTTCCACTACTTGCTCTCAGCTCTCCCACCCTGGGCTTCTCTGCCTGGATAGCCGGTTTTGGAAACACTCTGCCTGTTCAACTTCTGAACCCTCCCTTGGACACACATTAGGTATTACAACTTCCTCAGCTTCAGGCACTGTGACTGTTGAAAGGAGATTGGAAGAGATGTCTCTCCATGTGAGCCTTGAAGCTGAGTTAGGGCAGAGAGAAGTTGATGAGGCATATGTTGTCTGAGAGGCTGGAGGTGGGCTATGGGGGGGTGCATGGGTCATGGTATCCAGTTAGGAATGGATGGAACCCAGGGAAGACAGAAAGTGGTTTGAGATGGAGCATCctgtgggggagaaggggaacaGGAAGACAGGCGTGTGGACAGTGTGGAACACTCAGGTTGCTTCTCTGGAGTGGAGGGGCACAGTACCATGCTTTAGATGTTCCTCCTGGTGGAACAGCAGATTTTCAGGATGTGCACCATGAACCATGCCCAAGGTAGCAGAGGTGAGCCCTAGAGGCAGGTGAACAGAGACCCTCCACCTCCTTCGCCCAGAGTGTAGCTTCACTGGAGAGCAAGCTTTGAGTATCTGAAGGCAGGGGCTGTGATTATTCATCCTGTGTTCCCAGATCCTGGTGCTGAGTCTGGTGTTTCGTAGGCTCTTTGGACTCTCAAGTGAATAAaagaacagagggaaggaaggaagaaggatgggTCAACAGTACAACTTGATAATGAGCTGGAAACTCCAGATGAGTATTGATCAGCTCCTTTCCAGGGTCAGGTAATTGGGGCTCATCCTCCTCTGCACTAGTGATTTTcatgggcaggggatggggggtcACCAGTCATAAGAAAACTCCCTCTTCTGGTCTCCTCTGACTCTGCTGGGTTAGAGAAACTAAGCCAGAGTTCAACAAAATCTCAGTCCAGATAGACGAGACAGAAGAAATCAGATTCAAGAAGAGGACCTTATTTAAAGGAAAGTTGCTCTGTTGTCTGAGACTTTTTGTCCTGCCCACATCTAGTCTCTGAAGTAAATGCATCTTGTTCACTGGCTCATTAGATTTCAAGTGCAAGTCTTGGTCTGTAAAGTGTGCAAACTTAGATTTCTCTTAATGGGTGCACATTTTTTAGTAGGATGAAGCCAGGGGAGCCCAGTGACCTCCACAGGCTCTTCAGAATCTTGGGCGTTACCAGATACACAGGGCCCTTGAGCTTGTTAGACAAAGGCTGATACAAAACAAGTACATCaagacagaatttaaaaacaGCAGATTAACTAATAGTAACCCAAAGACCAATGCGTCTGTAaccacatttttgtttattttttagtgtgtTTCCTTCATGGTCTTTCTTGTGGCTCACCCTATGCAGTTTGTGTACTTgttgagagctttttttttttaatctgtctctGACATTGTTTCTGCTGAACTCAGTTTTTCCGAGACCCTCTCTCCTCATAGGCTCAGTTTTGGCCTGCCAGCCACAGTCCTCCAGTTTCCGTGGTAGAAGAGGCCTAGGCTGCTTCCTGTGGGCCCCCAGCTGGGCAGAAGCATGCAGTGGTATCTCCTCCTGATTTGGGCACAGGGGCTGAGgcaggctcccctccccacctcaggtAAGGCCTATAAATCCAGCCTGGAACTGGAGAAACAGAAGGAGGAAGTAAGTCTGGGAGTggaagtgagggaaggaaagGCATGGTTTTCAGAATCCTGTGGCCCCTCATGTGAGAAAAGGCAGCGTCTGGGAAGCAGGTTCTGTTTTGGGTGGCAGATGGAGGCCTTGGGGTTGGGGTGTCTGACTGGCCAACCCAAGAAAGgaaatggggagagaaaggaaacagggaGGAGGGATGATCAGTTTGCTTGTAGAAGTTCACTCCCGTTTCATCGTTCTTTCTTCTGTCCTTGAGGAAACTTCTAGAAAGACATTGTACATTTTCTGTGGATCAAAAATGTCTTCTTCACAGATTCCAGAGAGTCTACCATTATAGACTGAATTTACATTAGATATGGTTCCTTCCATAATAAAAATCATAGACATATGTTTCTGAGGGGGGAACAGATATTGAGACactatattataatttaatttgtatgttgttttttttGAACCATTTGAGGGTGGAGCTGTACCCAGATGATGGGCGGTGGTCAGTGCTGAGGAGGGTGCTTTTGTCTGGGAGAAACAAGTTTCTCTccagtcttcctttcctttggattttGTGGCTTTCCTGAAGGTTTTTCCAGGCACCTCAAACAGCAGTCAGACAAACAGCAAGGTTTTATTTCAAGGAATAGTGTGCCCAGCGTAGAACTGGCTGCTGGAAGATGAAGTAAAACAAAAGTGGTGGCTGACAGGGCTTATGTTGTAGGTAGGGAGACAAAATAAGTACATGGAAATAATCAAAGAGCTTGTCATGAAGCTAGATTATAGCAGCATATCCTGAGTGGGTGAAGTGTAGCAGTTATAGTCCATGTGGGGAGTGACAGGATGGACAAGAGACGCTGTCATTCCACAGACCAATTCTAGCCTCAAAGCCCTTTAGGATTTCTGTAGGAACATTCCAGGACAGCTGTTGACATAGGACTCATGcacattttctccccttccctagGAGCCGTGTCAGGCAGGATAGTAACAATGGGGAACGTTTCTGCAGAGGAAGGTGGCTCTGTCACCTTGCAATGTCGCCTCTCCTCTACCACTGCCAAAGTGACACAGGTCAACTGGGAGCAGCAGGACCAACTTCTGGCCGTTCATCATGCTAACCTGGGGTGGTACCTCTGCCCAGCCTTCAGGGAGCGAGTGGTCCCCGGCCCCAACCTGGGCCTCACCCTGCAGTCGCTGACCAGGAATGATACAGGGGAATACTTTTGTACCTATCACACCTACCCCGATGGGATATACAGAGGGACACTCTTTCTGGAGGTCCTACAAAGCTCAGGTATGCGCTCTGGAGCAGGGTGGCTAATGAACTTTCATCCTCCAGAACAGAAGATGTGTTCCTGCTAAACACTGTAAGAACAGGGTCTTTCAACCCTGGTTCACATTCAAATCACCAGGGAGCTTTTAAATGACACTGATGCTGGAGCCGCATCCCAGACCAAtttaatcagaatctctaggggcAAAGTTGGGATGTAATAGATTCTAAAAGCATGCCTGGTGATTCAGATGTGCAGCCAGAATTGAGAGCCACTGTTTTGGGTAAGAAGGGTATCTTATATGTGTTGGTTAGGAAGAACACTATTAAGGTCATTTGGGAAGGGTTCTCATTTATTGGTTTAGGATTAACCAGGCAAATTAGAATtagcttctggggcacctgggtggttcagtcagttaagtgtctgactttggctcaggtcgtgatctcatagttcatgagtttaag encodes the following:
- the TIGIT gene encoding T-cell immunoreceptor with Ig and ITIM domains isoform X2; amino-acid sequence: MQWYLLLIWAQGLRQAPLPTSGAVSGRIVTMGNVSAEEGGSVTLQCRLSSTTAKVTQVNWEQQDQLLAVHHANLGWYLCPAFRERVVPGPNLGLTLQSLTRNDTGEYFCTYHTYPDGIYRGTLFLEVLQSSVAERSAGFQIPLLGAMAIVLAVICMAVIVVVTLTRKKKSLRAHSSESGLRRMPREQEGWSAGVLSSAGSCIQAEAVPVVFCTERRGDDCAEPHEYFNVLSYRSLGSFSFPAETS
- the TIGIT gene encoding T-cell immunoreceptor with Ig and ITIM domains isoform X3; the protein is MQWYLLLIWAQGLRQAPLPTSGAVSGRIVTMGNVSAEEGGSVTLQCRLSSTTAKVTQVNWEQQDQLLAVHHANLGWYLCPAFRERVVPGPNLGLTLQSLTRNDTGEYFCTYHTYPDGIYRGTLFLEVLQSSVAERSAGFQIPLLGAMAIVLAVICMAVIVVVTLTRKKSLRAHSSESGLRRMPREQEGWSAGVLSSAGSCIQAEAVPVVFCTERRGDDCAEPHEYFNVLSYRSLGSFSFPAETS
- the TIGIT gene encoding T-cell immunoreceptor with Ig and ITIM domains isoform X1, with translation MQWYLLLIWAQGLRQAPLPTSGAVSGRIVTMGNVSAEEGGSVTLQCRLSSTTAKVTQVNWEQQDQLLAVHHANLGWYLCPAFRERVVPGPNLGLTLQSLTRNDTGEYFCTYHTYPDGIYRGTLFLEVLQSSVAERSAGFQIPLLGAMAIVLAVICMAVIVVVTLTRKFVCFQKKSLRAHSSESGLRRMPREQEGWSAGVLSSAGSCIQAEAVPVVFCTERRGDDCAEPHEYFNVLSYRSLGSFSFPAETS